From a single Candidatus Binatia bacterium genomic region:
- a CDS encoding VWA domain-containing protein: MRSMFLDLFYGLREEGVPVSIQEWRTFLEALEEGLHGCSLLRFYHLGRACLIKSETYFDAYDKVFARVFKGVEGSLGDDITEQILEWLKDPKNFPQLSPEELAALERLTNDELMRRFLETLAEQTERHDGGDRWIGTGGRSPFGHNGVHPTGIRVGGKGRSRSAMKVAEERRFADYRTDMTLDVRQLRVALRRLRQLTRTGPPTELDLDGTIDETCRNAGEIELVFRPPRKNDVRLLLLMDVGGTMDPYYEPVSQLLTALHEERGLRDFQAYYFHNCIYDHVYTRARLTRDDAVPTGDILRRLDPRWKVAIVGDAAMHPAELIEPYGGIDPRITTPTPGIQWLHRIADHFDRVVWINPDKPQIWDDFQTVRVVRRLFPMFHLSVDGLTEAVQALVGARQ; the protein is encoded by the coding sequence ATGCGCAGCATGTTCCTCGACCTGTTCTACGGGCTGCGCGAGGAGGGCGTCCCGGTCTCCATCCAGGAGTGGCGCACCTTCCTCGAGGCGCTCGAGGAGGGCCTGCACGGCTGCAGCCTGCTGCGCTTCTACCACCTCGGGCGCGCCTGCTTGATCAAGAGCGAGACCTACTTCGACGCGTACGACAAGGTGTTCGCGCGCGTCTTCAAGGGCGTCGAGGGCTCGCTCGGCGACGACATCACCGAGCAGATCCTCGAGTGGCTGAAGGATCCGAAGAACTTCCCGCAGCTCTCGCCCGAGGAGCTCGCCGCGCTCGAGCGCCTCACCAACGACGAGCTCATGCGCCGCTTCCTCGAGACGCTCGCCGAGCAGACCGAGCGTCACGACGGCGGCGACCGCTGGATCGGCACCGGCGGACGCTCGCCGTTCGGGCACAACGGCGTGCACCCGACCGGCATCCGGGTCGGCGGCAAGGGCCGATCGCGCTCGGCGATGAAGGTCGCCGAGGAGCGCCGCTTCGCCGACTACCGCACCGACATGACGCTCGACGTGCGGCAGCTGCGCGTCGCGCTGCGCCGCCTGCGGCAGCTCACGCGCACCGGGCCGCCGACCGAGCTCGACCTCGACGGCACGATCGACGAGACCTGCCGCAACGCGGGCGAGATCGAGCTCGTCTTCCGCCCGCCGCGCAAGAACGACGTCCGGCTGCTGCTCCTGATGGACGTCGGCGGCACCATGGACCCGTACTACGAGCCCGTGAGCCAGCTCCTCACCGCGCTGCACGAGGAGCGCGGGCTACGCGACTTCCAGGCGTACTACTTCCACAACTGCATCTACGACCACGTCTACACGCGCGCGCGCTTGACGCGGGACGACGCGGTGCCGACCGGCGACATCCTGCGCCGCCTCGATCCGCGCTGGAAGGTCGCGATCGTCGGCGACGCGGCGATGCACCCGGCGGAGCTCATCGAGCCCTACGGCGGCATCGACCCGCGCATCACCACGCCCACGCCGGGCATCCAGTGGCTGCACCGCATCGCGGATCACTTCGACCGCGTGGTGTGGATCAACCCCGACAAGCCGCAGATCTGGGACGACTTCCAGACCGTGCGCGTCGTGCGCCGGCTGTTCCCGATGTTCCACCTGAGCGTGGATGGCTTGACGGAGGCGGTGCAGGCGCTGGTCGGCGCGCGGCAGTAG
- a CDS encoding MoxR family ATPase, producing MSGEAVVMVGDKLPTPTEFGETFAALEREIGKVVVGHREALRRILIAFFAGGHVLIEGVPGIGKTLIVRSLGEALNLSFSRVQFTIDLMPADITGTRILEESESGRRTMVFQPGPLFTHIMLADEINRATPKTQSALLEAMAELQVTVAGTTYPLNLPFFVLATLNPIEMEGTYPLPEAQLDRFLFKVPLSYPGVEELRAIVRGTTGATQAKITPVFGEDAAARINELRRQVREVLVAPQIEDYVAALVRATIPDATNDEKVRSYVSYGASPRGAQSLILGGKVVALLNGRVNVSYADIEEVAVPALAHRIVLNFAAQSEGITPQAIVEHLVEVARKWQR from the coding sequence ATGAGCGGAGAAGCCGTTGTGATGGTCGGCGACAAGCTGCCGACGCCCACCGAGTTCGGCGAGACCTTCGCCGCGCTCGAGCGCGAGATCGGCAAGGTGGTCGTCGGCCACCGCGAGGCGCTGCGGCGCATCCTGATCGCGTTCTTCGCGGGCGGGCACGTGCTGATCGAGGGCGTGCCCGGCATCGGCAAGACGCTCATCGTGCGCTCGCTCGGCGAGGCGCTGAACCTGTCGTTCTCGCGCGTGCAGTTCACCATCGACCTGATGCCGGCCGACATCACCGGCACGCGCATCCTCGAGGAGAGCGAGAGCGGACGGCGGACGATGGTCTTCCAGCCCGGTCCGCTGTTCACGCACATCATGCTCGCCGACGAGATCAACCGCGCGACGCCGAAGACGCAGTCCGCGCTGCTCGAGGCGATGGCCGAGCTGCAGGTCACGGTCGCCGGCACGACGTACCCGCTGAACCTGCCGTTCTTCGTGCTCGCGACGCTGAACCCGATCGAGATGGAGGGCACCTACCCGCTGCCCGAGGCGCAGCTCGACCGCTTCCTGTTCAAGGTGCCGCTCTCGTATCCCGGCGTCGAGGAGCTGCGCGCCATCGTGCGCGGCACGACGGGCGCGACGCAGGCGAAGATCACGCCGGTGTTCGGCGAGGACGCCGCGGCGCGCATCAACGAGCTGCGGCGTCAAGTACGCGAGGTGCTGGTCGCGCCGCAGATCGAGGACTACGTCGCGGCGCTCGTCCGCGCGACCATCCCCGACGCGACCAACGACGAGAAGGTCCGCTCCTACGTCAGCTACGGCGCGAGCCCGCGCGGCGCGCAGTCGCTGATCCTCGGCGGCAAGGTGGTCGCGCTGCTCAACGGTCGCGTCAACGTGTCCTACGCCGACATCGAGGAGGTCGCCGTGCCGGCGCTCGCGCACCGCATCGTGCTCAACTTCGCGGCGCAGTCGGAAGGCATCACACCGCAAGCGATCGTCGAGCATCTGGTCGAAGTCGCCCGCAAGTGGCAGCGCTGA
- a CDS encoding pyridoxamine 5'-phosphate oxidase family protein, whose product MSDLAALDALIARSVRTATPAVADSVAYPDRQMTGAELVALVRDARLIAMATVGENGQPHIAPVHAELDGTTLRLVVYENAVRRADLRKNPRVAFTTWKDGAAAILYGRAREVPGSLRPARPGRSGAERRVVTIEVALTRVYAMRPPERTSS is encoded by the coding sequence ATGTCCGACCTCGCCGCCCTCGACGCGCTGATCGCGCGCAGCGTCCGCACCGCGACCCCGGCGGTCGCGGACTCGGTCGCCTATCCCGACCGCCAGATGACCGGCGCCGAGCTCGTCGCGCTCGTGCGCGACGCCCGGCTGATCGCGATGGCGACCGTCGGCGAGAACGGCCAGCCGCACATCGCGCCGGTGCACGCCGAGCTCGACGGCACGACGCTGCGCCTCGTCGTCTACGAGAACGCCGTGCGCCGCGCCGACCTGCGCAAGAACCCGCGCGTCGCCTTCACCACCTGGAAGGACGGCGCCGCGGCGATCCTCTACGGACGCGCGCGCGAGGTGCCGGGCAGCCTGCGTCCGGCGCGGCCGGGACGCAGCGGCGCCGAGCGCCGCGTGGTGACGATCGAGGTCGCGCTGACGCGCGTCTACGCGATGCGGCCGCCCGAGCGGACGTCGTCCTAG
- a CDS encoding aminotransferase class I/II-fold pyridoxal phosphate-dependent enzyme, with translation MRTPAQRLARLRESVIREMTRLAMEHDAVNLAQGFPDFPPPPEVVAAAHAAIDAGHNQYAITWGIRPLREALTTKLRERFGLDYDPERHAVITCGVTEAITAALLACVDPGGEVIIVEPFHENYLPAATFAGANAVFYALRPPHHLLDPDELRRLFTPRTRAILINSPHNPTGRVFTGEELEGVARLCIEHDVVAVTDEIYDRILYDGRRHVPLATLPGMAERTITIGGLGKTFAVTGWRLGYACAFEPLATALRTVHDFLTICAPTPLQHAAVAALTLPESYYERLVREYDERRARMMAILAEHGFAASPPEGAYYVLSDFGPLADVGDDHAVARHLIREAGVAVVPGSSFYATPGLGRDRIRWAYAKRLETLDEVARRLRARLPRA, from the coding sequence ATGCGAACTCCCGCCCAGCGTCTCGCGCGCCTGCGCGAATCCGTGATCCGCGAGATGACCCGTCTCGCGATGGAGCACGACGCGGTGAACCTCGCCCAGGGGTTCCCCGACTTCCCGCCGCCGCCCGAGGTGGTGGCCGCCGCGCACGCCGCGATCGACGCCGGCCACAACCAGTACGCCATCACCTGGGGCATCCGGCCGCTGCGCGAGGCGCTCACCACGAAGCTGCGCGAGCGCTTCGGGCTCGACTACGACCCCGAGCGTCACGCGGTGATCACCTGCGGCGTCACCGAGGCGATCACCGCGGCGCTGCTCGCCTGCGTCGACCCGGGCGGCGAGGTCATCATCGTCGAGCCGTTCCACGAGAACTACCTGCCGGCCGCGACCTTCGCGGGCGCGAACGCCGTGTTCTACGCGCTGCGACCGCCGCACCACCTGCTCGACCCGGACGAGCTGCGCCGCCTGTTCACGCCGCGGACGCGCGCGATCCTGATCAACTCGCCGCACAACCCGACGGGGCGTGTGTTCACCGGCGAGGAGCTCGAGGGCGTGGCGCGGCTCTGCATCGAGCACGACGTGGTCGCGGTCACCGACGAGATCTACGACCGCATCCTCTACGACGGCCGCCGCCACGTGCCGCTCGCGACGCTGCCCGGCATGGCGGAGCGCACGATCACCATCGGCGGGCTCGGCAAGACGTTCGCGGTCACCGGCTGGCGTCTCGGCTACGCGTGCGCGTTCGAGCCGCTCGCGACGGCGCTGCGCACGGTGCACGACTTCCTCACGATCTGCGCGCCGACGCCGCTGCAGCACGCGGCCGTCGCCGCGCTGACGCTGCCCGAGAGCTACTACGAGCGCCTCGTCCGCGAGTACGACGAGCGCCGCGCGCGCATGATGGCGATCCTCGCCGAGCACGGCTTCGCCGCGTCGCCGCCGGAGGGCGCGTACTACGTGCTGAGCGACTTCGGCCCGCTCGCCGACGTCGGTGACGACCACGCGGTGGCGCGCCACCTGATCCGCGAGGCGGGCGTCGCCGTGGTGCCGGGCTCGAGCTTCTACGCGACCCCGGGCCTCGGCCGCGACCGCATCCGCTGGGCGTACGCCAAGCGCCTCGAGACGCTCGACGAGGTCGCTCGCCGCCTGCGCGCGCGCCTGCCGCGCGCGTAG
- a CDS encoding BatA domain-containing protein, with the protein MPYGFASPLWLAALAILVPLLWLYLRSRRRPPAVVSSLIVWRVLQEAATPKKRPYLPLLFFVQAALITASVIALAQPFRQEPVPPGPPRDAIIVLDVSASMQALDGGGTRFARARAAAQERAYELGRSGRKITVIAAGQQPQVVGTQLDGAQAADLIGELEPRDTSGNLTAAAELAAAQAGPQGSIDVFTDVAPDSLVMSRDARAITTVHRFGSGGENVAISGVRVLANPFDSLARTRALVTLHSYATEPREVTLTLEPLDETAEGEARPIERTVTLAPGATEVVSIDGFTWSGAFRAVLSPADDLPLDDVVYGVVPEPVPLRVLLVTEDNNLQRAFETLARSLGNVSVRTLVPVQYRPDGREEITIFDRYAPPLPPAGNVAYLAPSRGNSDVTVAGPLARGRLAEQREHEIIAGVQNAETLLDDGVALAPTGVLKPVLLGRVEGREVPLVLAGEAGGRRVVATSFPLRAADLRSADGLPTLVFTINMLRWLSPTSGVAPLTRTAGERLRAGFPDAAPISRVEGPEGARDLDPGEEITLERAGVYTAVAGGEERQLLVSFVDPVESDIARPAAPATVVASPRPATTEPVAQPLWQRVPYVREALLVALAAMLLEWLVVALSGPRARRGTTAADDGAQASPAAGASA; encoded by the coding sequence ATGCCCTACGGCTTCGCCTCTCCGCTCTGGCTCGCGGCGCTCGCCATCCTGGTGCCGCTCTTGTGGCTCTACCTGCGCTCGCGGCGCCGGCCGCCGGCGGTGGTGTCGAGCCTCATCGTCTGGCGCGTGCTGCAGGAGGCCGCGACGCCGAAGAAGCGCCCGTACCTGCCGCTGCTCTTCTTCGTGCAGGCGGCGCTCATCACCGCGAGCGTGATCGCGCTCGCGCAGCCGTTCCGCCAGGAGCCGGTGCCGCCCGGACCGCCGCGCGACGCGATCATCGTGCTCGACGTCTCGGCCAGCATGCAGGCGCTCGACGGCGGCGGGACGCGCTTTGCGCGCGCGCGCGCCGCGGCGCAGGAGCGCGCCTACGAGCTCGGGCGCAGCGGCCGCAAGATCACGGTCATCGCCGCCGGACAGCAGCCGCAGGTCGTCGGCACGCAGCTCGACGGCGCGCAGGCCGCGGACCTGATCGGCGAGCTCGAGCCGCGCGACACGTCGGGCAACCTGACCGCCGCCGCCGAGCTCGCGGCGGCGCAGGCCGGACCGCAGGGCTCGATCGACGTCTTCACCGACGTCGCGCCGGACTCGCTGGTGATGAGCCGCGACGCGCGCGCGATCACCACCGTGCATCGCTTCGGCAGCGGCGGCGAGAACGTCGCGATCTCCGGCGTGCGCGTGCTCGCGAACCCCTTCGACTCGCTCGCGCGGACGCGCGCGCTCGTGACGCTGCACAGCTATGCCACGGAGCCGCGCGAGGTGACGCTCACGCTCGAGCCGCTCGACGAGACGGCGGAGGGTGAAGCGCGGCCGATCGAGCGCACCGTGACGCTCGCCCCGGGCGCGACCGAGGTCGTGAGCATCGACGGCTTCACCTGGTCCGGCGCCTTCCGCGCCGTGCTGTCGCCCGCGGACGACCTGCCGCTCGACGACGTGGTCTACGGTGTGGTGCCCGAGCCCGTGCCGCTGCGCGTGCTGCTCGTCACCGAGGACAACAACCTGCAGCGGGCGTTCGAGACGCTCGCGCGGAGCCTCGGCAACGTCTCGGTGCGGACGCTGGTGCCGGTGCAGTACCGACCCGACGGCCGCGAGGAGATCACGATCTTCGACCGCTACGCGCCGCCGCTGCCGCCGGCCGGCAACGTCGCCTACCTCGCGCCGTCGCGCGGCAACTCGGACGTCACCGTCGCGGGCCCGCTCGCGCGCGGTCGGCTCGCCGAGCAGCGCGAGCACGAGATCATCGCCGGCGTGCAGAACGCGGAGACGCTGCTCGACGACGGCGTCGCGCTCGCCCCGACCGGCGTGCTGAAGCCGGTCCTGCTCGGACGCGTCGAGGGCCGCGAGGTGCCGCTCGTGCTCGCGGGCGAGGCCGGCGGACGTCGGGTGGTCGCGACGTCCTTCCCGCTGCGCGCGGCGGACCTGCGCAGCGCCGACGGTCTGCCGACGCTGGTCTTCACGATCAACATGCTGCGCTGGCTGTCGCCGACGAGCGGCGTCGCGCCGCTCACGCGCACCGCCGGCGAGCGCCTGCGCGCCGGCTTCCCCGACGCGGCGCCGATCTCGCGCGTCGAGGGTCCGGAGGGAGCGCGCGACCTCGATCCGGGCGAGGAGATCACGCTCGAGCGCGCGGGCGTGTACACGGCGGTCGCGGGCGGCGAGGAGCGCCAGCTCCTGGTCAGCTTCGTCGACCCGGTCGAGTCCGACATCGCGCGTCCGGCGGCGCCGGCGACGGTGGTCGCGTCGCCGCGGCCCGCGACGACCGAGCCGGTCGCGCAGCCGCTCTGGCAGCGGGTGCCGTACGTGCGCGAGGCGCTGCTCGTCGCGCTCGCCGCGATGCTGCTCGAGTGGCTGGTGGTGGCGCTCTCCGGGCCGCGCGCGCGGCGCGGAACGACGGCTGCGGACGACGGCGCGCAAGCGTCGCCGGCCGCGGGAGCGAGCGCCTGA
- a CDS encoding DUF58 domain-containing protein, with amino-acid sequence MAALRAAKARSSEPSLFEQAFTPEVLRVLDRIRLRAQHASGDRPGHTRVRGRSDPSGTELERHVPYERGDDLRRIDWNVYARLGELVTRRFVAEREVPLWFVIDASASMGPDEPHGKLDMARAIAALLATVALSGGDRVHLGVIPGHGAPAVSCGPLRSRRALHELRGFLAGVRLADGGADLASGLDHLLRASRRGMVVLLSDFLCEVALVERALDVLTTRSFEGKLIQVLSRQDRDPSWLYGHDVLIDRETGGEFRIDPSPETFRRYEEALLAHVRALSRAASSRGMASALTVTDVGLLGFLSGELPRLGLSLVR; translated from the coding sequence GTGGCAGCGCTGAGAGCAGCGAAGGCTCGTTCCTCCGAACCGAGCCTGTTCGAGCAGGCGTTCACCCCGGAGGTGCTGCGCGTGCTCGACCGCATCCGCCTGCGCGCGCAGCACGCGAGCGGCGACCGTCCCGGGCACACGCGGGTGCGCGGTCGCAGCGACCCGAGCGGCACCGAGCTCGAGCGTCACGTGCCCTACGAGCGCGGCGACGACCTGCGGCGCATCGACTGGAACGTCTACGCGCGCCTCGGCGAGCTCGTCACGCGGCGCTTCGTCGCCGAGCGCGAGGTGCCGCTTTGGTTCGTGATCGACGCGAGCGCGTCGATGGGTCCGGACGAGCCGCACGGCAAGCTCGACATGGCGCGCGCGATCGCGGCGCTGCTCGCGACGGTCGCGCTGTCGGGCGGCGACCGCGTCCATCTGGGCGTGATCCCGGGCCACGGCGCGCCCGCGGTGTCGTGCGGTCCGCTGCGCTCGCGACGTGCGCTGCACGAGCTGCGCGGCTTCCTCGCCGGCGTCCGTCTCGCCGACGGCGGCGCCGACCTCGCGTCCGGCCTCGACCACCTGCTGCGCGCGAGCCGGCGCGGCATGGTCGTGCTGCTCTCGGACTTCCTGTGCGAGGTCGCCTTGGTCGAGCGTGCGCTCGACGTGCTGACCACGCGCTCCTTCGAGGGCAAGCTGATCCAGGTGCTGTCGCGTCAAGACAGAGATCCGTCGTGGCTCTACGGCCACGACGTGCTGATCGACCGCGAGACCGGCGGCGAGTTCCGCATCGATCCGTCGCCGGAGACCTTCCGCCGCTACGAGGAGGCGCTGCTCGCGCACGTGCGGGCGCTCTCGCGCGCGGCGTCGTCGCGCGGCATGGCGAGCGCGCTCACGGTCACCGACGTCGGCCTGCTGGGCTTCCTCTCCGGCGAGCTGCCTCGCCTCGGCCTGAGCCTGGTGAGGTGA
- a CDS encoding lytic polysaccharide monooxygenase — translation MDTAIRRALVPTAVATLATLVFSARAGAHGTMIVPESRIHRCAFDGSVENHQDPACRAAIDLGGKQAMYDWNGVRQGDANGRHRELVPDGQLCSGGSPDFAGLALARADWRTTPVTPAADGSFEFVWHATAPHATRDWQFYLTRDGWDPTVPLRWSDVDLFCTSGAVPLETDAQGRQVYRIPCTLPKRTGRHVVFAIWQRSDSPEAFYACSDVELSGGVDQGWRQIGRVLAPQRLAARSVVTLRVFDENGADLERISVVIKKKKASRGRWPLALARKVNAESNLVRIGVLDATGSVVPTRRVNGNYVYATAGRNLRFEIEVTRPGGGGGGEPVYPEGIGSYGPGTLVRGAQDGLLYECRPFPASGWCNQAPHAYAPGVGYAWNDAWIRR, via the coding sequence ATGGACACCGCGATTCGCCGTGCGCTCGTACCGACGGCCGTCGCGACGCTCGCGACGCTGGTCTTCTCGGCGCGCGCGGGCGCACACGGCACGATGATCGTCCCCGAAAGCCGCATCCACCGCTGCGCGTTCGACGGCAGCGTCGAGAACCACCAGGACCCGGCGTGCCGCGCTGCGATCGACCTGGGCGGCAAGCAGGCGATGTACGACTGGAACGGCGTCCGGCAGGGCGACGCGAACGGACGCCACCGCGAGCTCGTCCCGGACGGCCAGCTCTGCAGCGGCGGCAGCCCGGACTTCGCGGGCCTCGCGCTCGCGCGCGCCGACTGGCGGACGACGCCGGTGACGCCCGCGGCGGACGGGAGCTTCGAGTTCGTCTGGCACGCGACCGCGCCGCACGCGACGCGCGACTGGCAGTTCTACTTGACGCGCGACGGCTGGGACCCGACCGTGCCGCTGCGCTGGTCCGACGTCGATCTCTTCTGCACGAGCGGCGCCGTGCCGCTCGAGACGGACGCCCAGGGCCGGCAGGTCTACCGCATCCCGTGCACCCTGCCGAAGCGGACGGGGCGTCACGTGGTGTTCGCGATCTGGCAGCGCTCGGACAGCCCGGAGGCGTTCTACGCGTGCAGCGACGTCGAGCTGTCGGGCGGCGTCGACCAGGGCTGGCGGCAGATCGGCCGCGTCCTGGCGCCGCAGCGGCTCGCCGCGCGCTCGGTCGTGACGCTGCGGGTGTTCGACGAGAACGGCGCGGACCTCGAGCGGATCTCGGTCGTCATCAAGAAGAAAAAGGCGAGCCGCGGTCGCTGGCCGCTCGCGCTCGCACGCAAGGTGAACGCGGAATCGAACCTCGTGCGGATCGGCGTGCTCGACGCGACGGGCTCGGTCGTGCCGACCCGCCGTGTGAACGGCAACTACGTCTACGCGACGGCGGGACGGAACCTGCGCTTCGAGATCGAGGTCACGCGCCCTGGCGGAGGAGGCGGCGGCGAGCCGGTCTACCCGGAGGGCATCGGCAGCTACGGACCCGGCACGCTGGTCCGCGGCGCGCAGGACGGTCTGCTCTACGAGTGCCGGCCGTTCCCGGCGTCGGGCTGGTGCAACCAGGCGCCGCACGCGTACGCGCCGGGCGTCGGCTACGCGTGGAACGACGCCTGGATCCGGCGCTAG
- a CDS encoding YebC/PmpR family DNA-binding transcriptional regulator, translated as MGRIFETRKSTMFARWDRMAKTFHRIGKEITIAVKAGGPNPDNNPALRRVMQNAKQVNMPKDKVEAAIKRASGQDAKDYEEIVYEGYAPHGVAVMVEAATDNATRTVANVRGHFNKAGGNLGATGSVAFQFKRMGVFRLNPEGIDQDELELDLIDHGLEEMGESTGEKGEPQLVIRCAFADFGQMQKALEDRGLTPISAESEYVAQTPVQLPEDKATEVLKMIDALEQDDDVQKVFHNLA; from the coding sequence ATGGGTCGCATCTTCGAGACACGCAAGTCCACCATGTTCGCGCGCTGGGACCGCATGGCGAAGACGTTCCACCGCATCGGCAAGGAGATCACGATCGCGGTGAAGGCGGGCGGGCCGAACCCGGACAACAACCCGGCGCTGCGTCGCGTGATGCAGAACGCGAAGCAGGTGAACATGCCGAAGGACAAGGTCGAGGCCGCGATCAAGCGCGCCTCCGGCCAGGATGCGAAGGACTACGAGGAGATCGTCTACGAGGGCTACGCGCCGCACGGGGTCGCGGTCATGGTGGAGGCCGCGACCGACAACGCGACCCGCACCGTCGCCAACGTGCGCGGCCACTTCAACAAGGCCGGCGGCAACCTCGGCGCGACCGGCAGCGTCGCCTTCCAGTTCAAGCGCATGGGCGTCTTCCGCCTGAATCCGGAAGGCATCGACCAGGACGAGCTCGAGCTCGATCTGATCGACCACGGCCTCGAGGAGATGGGCGAGAGCACCGGCGAGAAGGGCGAGCCGCAGCTCGTCATCCGCTGCGCGTTCGCCGACTTCGGTCAAATGCAGAAAGCGCTCGAGGACCGCGGCTTGACGCCGATCTCCGCGGAGTCGGAGTACGTCGCACAGACGCCGGTGCAGCTCCCCGAGGACAAGGCGACCGAGGTCCTCAAGATGATCGACGCGCTCGAGCAGGACGACGACGTCCAGAAGGTGTTCCACAACCTCGCGTAG